In Mucilaginibacter celer, one DNA window encodes the following:
- a CDS encoding DUF2214 family protein gives MNTATFLQSILVLHLSGLVIMAGTTIVDFTTFKTFWKHFDESPGKSKDILVTTSMSSRLIGIGAALLVITGIGMMALTNGVFGEQLWFRIKIAIVVVLLLNDILFGRRQAEKLRKIINADSAYLTETVNQIRTRLNIFFALQLLLFFSIVFLSVFKFN, from the coding sequence ATGAACACAGCAACCTTCTTACAAAGCATTTTAGTGCTGCATTTATCCGGATTGGTTATCATGGCGGGCACTACCATAGTTGATTTTACCACATTTAAAACCTTTTGGAAGCATTTTGATGAAAGCCCCGGAAAATCAAAAGATATCCTGGTAACTACCTCAATGTCTTCCCGGCTTATTGGCATAGGTGCTGCCTTGCTGGTGATAACCGGTATTGGTATGATGGCTTTAACCAACGGCGTTTTTGGCGAGCAACTTTGGTTTAGGATTAAAATAGCAATTGTAGTGGTGCTGCTACTGAACGATATTTTGTTTGGCCGCAGGCAGGCCGAAAAACTAAGAAAAATTATCAACGCCGACAGTGCCTACTTAACCGAAACGGTAAACCAGATCAGGACCAGGCTCAACATCTTTTTTGCATTACAGCTGCTGCTGTTTTTCAGCATAGTTTTTTTAAGCGTTTTTAAGTTCAATTAA
- a CDS encoding NAD(P)-dependent oxidoreductase encodes MKIQPELPVYNLLIIGANGGIGRQCVAQALQAGHRVTALLRNPAKLATEHPNLKKVSGDVMKPGSFETYLENQDAVISAIGVAGGFGADKPTTLYSQGNANILKAMRQKGTQRIFVISASAIEISPALPFYIRLIEKYIIQKLLKHMYADLYRMEQTVKTSDTHWTIIRPPQLTDKAQTGNYRIAINTFLKNCLKISRADVAHFMLDNIVNEATHKATVEIGY; translated from the coding sequence ATGAAAATACAACCAGAACTTCCGGTTTACAACCTACTGATTATAGGTGCCAATGGCGGCATAGGCAGGCAATGTGTTGCGCAGGCTCTGCAGGCCGGGCACCGGGTTACTGCCCTGCTGCGCAACCCAGCTAAACTGGCAACCGAACATCCAAACCTGAAAAAGGTAAGCGGTGATGTGATGAAACCCGGCTCATTTGAAACATATCTTGAAAACCAGGACGCTGTAATTTCGGCGATTGGCGTGGCAGGCGGTTTCGGGGCAGATAAACCTACCACGCTATACTCGCAGGGAAACGCCAATATTTTAAAGGCGATGAGGCAAAAAGGCACCCAGCGGATTTTCGTGATTTCGGCCAGCGCAATTGAAATAAGCCCGGCACTTCCATTTTATATCAGGCTGATTGAAAAGTATATCATCCAAAAACTGTTAAAACACATGTATGCCGACCTGTACCGAATGGAGCAAACAGTAAAAACCAGCGACACCCACTGGACTATCATCCGCCCTCCCCAACTTACCGATAAAGCCCAAACCGGCAACTATCGCATAGCCATCAATACCTTTCTGAAAAACTGCCTTAAAATATCAAGAGCCGATGTTGCGCATTTTATGCTTGATAATATAGTTAACGAGGCCACCCACAAAGCCACCGTCGAAATTGGATACTAA
- a CDS encoding carboxypeptidase-like regulatory domain-containing protein, translating into MKALKNILVLALMLWSSNLFAQRTAGVVLDKNTYLPVANAFVGTRSSKGISNLQGKFMLGSIKPGDTLRITCVGYKPYQIVIGFLKTDTLRCYIAPAPTVLNEVKVRAKRNAKADSLRNRREYASIFNYRGASVKDALITRSTKYVPANYINADKSTATILSVNVLSVIDALGKHKTPQSKLQKVLIKDEEIEYVDRFFSPEKVSALTSLKGDSLQNFMNQYHPDIKTVKKMNDYDMVAYIKDSYAQFVKTGSKQAKLPFK; encoded by the coding sequence ATGAAAGCATTGAAAAACATCCTCGTATTGGCATTAATGCTATGGTCATCAAATCTTTTTGCGCAGCGCACCGCAGGCGTTGTGCTTGATAAAAACACTTATTTACCTGTTGCCAATGCTTTTGTTGGTACCCGCTCATCAAAAGGCATCAGTAACCTGCAGGGTAAATTTATGCTGGGCAGCATTAAACCCGGCGATACCCTCAGGATAACCTGTGTGGGCTATAAGCCTTACCAAATAGTGATAGGTTTTTTAAAAACCGATACCTTAAGGTGTTATATAGCCCCCGCGCCAACAGTTTTAAATGAGGTTAAGGTAAGGGCAAAACGTAATGCCAAAGCCGACTCATTGCGCAACCGCCGCGAGTATGCATCTATTTTTAACTACCGCGGGGCCTCTGTTAAAGATGCTTTAATTACCCGCTCTACAAAATACGTTCCTGCCAATTATATTAATGCCGATAAAAGCACGGCTACTATTTTAAGCGTAAACGTGCTTTCGGTTATCGATGCGCTGGGTAAGCACAAAACCCCGCAATCAAAACTGCAAAAGGTTTTAATAAAGGATGAGGAAATTGAATATGTTGATCGCTTTTTTTCGCCCGAAAAGGTTTCGGCGTTAACCAGCCTCAAAGGCGATTCACTGCAAAACTTTATGAACCAATATCACCCCGACATCAAAACGGTAAAAAAGATGAACGATTATGATATGGTAGCGTACATTAAAGATAGCTACGCCCAGTTTGTAAAAACCGGCAGCAAGCAGGCAAAGCTTCCGTTTAAATAG
- the yiaA gene encoding inner membrane protein YiaA produces MEPLQHKTEENSTIVKHGEKGRSPFKPTGAFIGASWFALLAGVVGYCIGLWNADMQLNEKGYYFTILLFGLFAVISVQKSVRDRAEGLAVTDLYYGLSWFATIAAMILLTIGLWNADLARSEKGFYAMAFCLSMFSAIAVQKNTRDAKMFEDKEL; encoded by the coding sequence ATGGAACCGCTACAACACAAAACAGAAGAAAATTCAACCATTGTAAAACATGGCGAAAAGGGCAGAAGCCCGTTTAAACCCACCGGCGCATTTATAGGTGCATCATGGTTTGCTTTATTAGCCGGGGTGGTAGGCTATTGCATCGGCTTATGGAATGCAGATATGCAATTAAACGAAAAAGGTTATTATTTCACCATTTTATTATTTGGCCTGTTCGCCGTGATCTCGGTACAAAAAAGTGTAAGAGACAGGGCCGAAGGACTTGCCGTTACCGATCTTTACTACGGCCTGAGCTGGTTTGCCACTATCGCCGCAATGATCCTGCTAACCATAGGCCTTTGGAATGCCGACCTGGCCCGAAGCGAGAAAGGTTTTTACGCCATGGCATTTTGCCTGAGCATGTTCTCGGCCATAGCCGTACAAAAAAATACCCGCGACGCAAAAATGTTTGAGGATAAAGAGCTGTAA
- a CDS encoding TonB-dependent receptor, with translation MFKLRCFLFGAMMLIPYLLLAQTTKSNLSGIVCDQNKVFIEGAVIRVVYQPASTQYGCSSNKAGRFYLPDLKPGGPYQIEISYTGYEPFIQQDVYLGLDEPEVLNVTLKNKQTQLQEVRVSASPITRPVLTTTQTGPSVKNNRQNLNSLPTIKRSVNDFIRLTPQSFGPAIAGGNYRQNFITIDGSEFNNNFGVGDNLPGNGAQPVSLDAIDRLSVNVAPFNAIWESGFIGSTINITTRAGSNLTEASVYRFYRNQNSYGYHTGNASFDKRNLSYHQDGIRIGGPIIANKLFYFFSAEGENEKYNPQQLIPATADMPYGSGPNTARPTVTELNQIGNYLRDTYRYDPGGYGNYEFENKSYKILGRIDWNIGDNNTFSIRYNQLVSTRPELVNGSRSPLTAFPAGAGRRSINALPFSNSNFSTKSNFYSLAAEWNAKLNSGVYNTLRASYTRQYEPRQSDSKPFPFVDILKDGIPFTSFGYEPFTYGNSRNVTLASLIDYINWNHGKNNWLAGAQVDYSRTSNTYIPFGTGYYTFASWDDFVSGKSPVDYAITYSTVPGTAQPSYNFKYANLALFAQNTIILGKRSSITAGFRFDIPWFPEGLAENEGIAKLSFANGLHLHTSQLPFVSLLLSPRIGFSTYLGREEKLRLRGGTGVFTGRIPFVWIISQARYSGLQQVTQTWQGRQNTPGPFSPDPQKYIPDIATQQPGLPAITSVLSKEFKMPQTWKSSVGLDVRLPAGFTGTAEVLYNKDINAIVFNDANLVTPKHLDIAGYPDNRLVYPATNNQRFINPLNAAGMPDAKGNSPFNAVVVSNSSRGYYWSATFQLERKIWGGFSMSAAYIKSMAKNLNDGDGDQTLSALYAKPTVNGINTPELGYAGYVSPNRVVASFIYRKNYLKKFALSAGLVYQGAVDGRFSYTYAQDFNHDGTNKSLIYVSRDPSEITFVPLTVNQPAKVTYTALQQSDAFFKYIDQDAYLRTRKGRYAERNGATLPWRNQWDFKLTHDFVLSDKAVKHTLQLSWDVFNVGNLLNKNWGLKKLVNANSILVPANLPDVRAGGNIKPTFQLATVGGRLITDTFKNDVSLNSTYSMQVGLRYLFN, from the coding sequence ATGTTTAAGTTGAGGTGTTTTTTATTTGGGGCGATGATGCTGATCCCTTACCTGCTTTTGGCGCAAACCACCAAAAGCAATTTATCGGGCATTGTTTGCGACCAGAATAAAGTGTTTATCGAGGGGGCCGTGATTCGTGTGGTTTACCAGCCCGCATCAACCCAATATGGCTGCTCAAGCAATAAAGCAGGCCGTTTTTATCTGCCCGATCTGAAGCCCGGCGGCCCATATCAAATTGAGATCTCTTACACAGGTTACGAACCGTTCATTCAGCAAGACGTTTATTTAGGACTTGATGAGCCTGAAGTATTAAACGTAACCTTAAAAAACAAACAAACCCAACTTCAGGAAGTGCGGGTAAGTGCATCGCCAATAACAAGGCCTGTGTTAACAACTACCCAAACCGGCCCATCGGTAAAAAATAACAGACAAAATCTTAATAGCCTGCCTACCATAAAACGAAGCGTTAATGATTTTATCAGGCTCACCCCGCAGTCATTCGGGCCGGCAATAGCGGGTGGCAATTACCGGCAAAATTTTATTACTATTGATGGCTCGGAATTTAATAACAATTTTGGCGTAGGTGATAATTTGCCGGGTAACGGTGCGCAGCCGGTATCGTTGGATGCTATCGACAGGCTTTCGGTAAATGTGGCACCATTTAATGCCATTTGGGAATCGGGATTTATTGGCAGTACCATCAACATCACCACTCGTGCAGGCTCTAACCTTACTGAGGCTTCTGTTTATCGCTTTTACCGCAACCAAAACAGTTACGGTTACCACACGGGTAATGCTTCGTTTGATAAAAGAAACCTGTCTTATCACCAGGATGGCATTAGGATAGGCGGCCCCATCATCGCCAATAAGCTTTTTTATTTTTTTAGCGCTGAAGGCGAAAATGAAAAGTATAATCCTCAACAACTGATTCCCGCGACTGCGGATATGCCCTACGGCAGCGGCCCCAACACAGCCCGCCCCACGGTAACCGAACTGAACCAGATTGGCAATTACCTGCGCGATACCTATCGCTATGATCCGGGCGGTTACGGTAATTACGAGTTTGAAAACAAAAGTTACAAGATATTGGGGCGGATAGATTGGAATATAGGCGATAACAATACCTTCAGCATCCGGTATAATCAATTAGTTAGTACCCGGCCCGAGTTGGTTAACGGGTCACGCAGCCCTTTAACCGCCTTCCCGGCAGGGGCGGGGCGGCGTAGTATCAATGCCCTGCCGTTCAGCAATTCAAACTTCAGCACCAAATCCAATTTTTATTCATTGGCTGCCGAGTGGAATGCTAAACTAAACTCCGGCGTTTATAATACGCTGAGGGCATCATACACCCGCCAGTACGAACCGCGGCAATCAGACAGTAAACCTTTTCCTTTTGTTGATATTTTGAAGGATGGTATCCCGTTTACATCATTCGGCTACGAGCCTTTTACTTACGGAAACAGCCGCAATGTAACCCTGGCCTCACTGATTGATTACATTAACTGGAACCATGGTAAAAACAACTGGTTGGCCGGTGCGCAGGTTGATTACAGCCGCACCAGCAACACTTACATTCCTTTTGGTACCGGATATTACACTTTTGCATCATGGGATGATTTTGTATCCGGCAAATCACCGGTTGATTATGCCATTACTTATTCAACCGTTCCGGGTACCGCGCAGCCATCTTATAATTTTAAATACGCTAACCTGGCCTTGTTTGCACAGAACACCATTATACTCGGCAAGCGCTCGAGCATTACGGCCGGGTTTAGGTTTGATATCCCATGGTTCCCTGAGGGTTTGGCCGAGAATGAGGGTATTGCCAAACTTAGTTTTGCCAACGGGCTGCATCTGCATACCTCACAACTACCTTTTGTTTCGCTGCTACTATCGCCGCGTATAGGGTTCTCTACCTATCTTGGCCGGGAAGAAAAGCTTCGCCTGCGGGGCGGTACAGGTGTATTTACCGGGCGTATTCCATTTGTATGGATCATAAGCCAGGCCCGGTACTCGGGTTTGCAGCAGGTAACCCAAACCTGGCAGGGCAGGCAAAATACGCCCGGCCCATTCAGTCCAGATCCGCAAAAATATATCCCGGATATCGCTACCCAGCAACCCGGTTTGCCCGCCATAACCAGCGTACTATCAAAAGAGTTTAAAATGCCCCAAACCTGGAAAAGCAGCGTTGGCCTTGATGTGCGCTTACCGGCAGGTTTTACCGGAACTGCCGAGGTGCTTTATAATAAAGATATTAACGCCATTGTTTTTAACGATGCCAACCTGGTAACGCCAAAGCACCTCGATATTGCCGGTTACCCGGATAACCGGCTGGTATATCCGGCAACTAATAACCAACGTTTTATTAATCCGTTAAATGCCGCCGGGATGCCCGATGCTAAAGGTAATTCGCCGTTTAACGCGGTGGTGGTGAGCAATTCATCGAGAGGTTATTATTGGTCGGCCACGTTTCAGTTAGAGCGGAAAATTTGGGGCGGTTTCTCGATGTCTGCAGCGTATATTAAAAGCATGGCTAAGAATTTAAACGATGGTGATGGTGATCAAACTTTATCGGCGCTATACGCCAAACCAACTGTTAACGGCATCAATACGCCCGAATTGGGTTATGCAGGCTATGTAAGCCCCAACCGGGTAGTGGCTTCATTTATTTACCGCAAAAATTATCTTAAAAAATTTGCTTTAAGCGCTGGTTTGGTTTACCAGGGCGCTGTTGACGGCCGGTTTTCCTATACCTATGCACAGGATTTTAACCATGACGGTACCAATAAATCGCTCATCTACGTTTCGCGCGATCCTTCGGAAATTACTTTTGTGCCTTTGACTGTAAATCAGCCTGCAAAAGTTACCTATACCGCTTTGCAACAAAGCGATGCCTTTTTTAAATACATCGATCAGGATGCCTACCTACGCACCCGCAAAGGACGGTATGCTGAACGAAACGGGGCCACCCTACCATGGCGTAATCAATGGGATTTTAAACTTACGCACGATTTTGTTTTGAGCGATAAAGCTGTTAAACACACCCTCCAGTTATCATGGGACGTTTTTAACGTAGGCAACCTCCTCAACAAAAACTGGGGACTGAAAAAACTGGTGAACGCCAACTCCATTTTAGTGCCCGCAAATCTGCCCGATGTAAGGGCCGGCGGTAATATCAAGCCAACATTTCAACTGGCTACAGTGGGTGGAAGGTTAATAACCGATACCTTTAAAAATGATGTGAGTTTAAATTCCACCTATTCTATGCAGGTGGGGTTGCGGTATTTGTTTAATTAA
- a CDS encoding TonB-dependent receptor — translation MVILFLTTGNAAFAQSTDASISGQVKDAKGAAMPGVTILIQNTSNGFRSSSVTNNEGKYTFRQLPLGKQYVVKASFVGYDSQVKNEISVNQGDRVVVDFLMSNNTLGLKEVVVKANTLSSRNDRLGGSTSINARTIQQIPALNRNFTNLLSLAPTSNGGSVSGQLPSSTNYVIDGTSARSNLTSGAVGSGPYSLSLEAIREFEVSTNIYDVSQGRAGGGTVSAVTKSGTNTLTGSAFDYYRSDALASSYDIRGNKREQNFTTNQYGFSLGGAIVKDKLFFFTALDRQEQSAPFYIADIKSDADAISLRISKGMLDSVINIGRAKYGLGSGPQVGEFPRKTTANTFFARIDWQINDKNRLTIRNNYSDWNNPNSTDDNSNINLFETYGNFKSRENTTLASLRTQFSSSFLNELKLQWQSAKRDYTPNNQLPAANIPRAIVTVRSTLPNGTIGSTSVQLGGQRFTPESDLENQLQLVNTSYLTKGKYNFTFGTDNTLTYLNTYISNEQNGRFIFNNIKEFDDLNPTRFVREVPIDGIPSVQQYVLNLSAFGQVQFEPVKNVSATFGLRWDLTSYLTKGDYNPVVDKALGLRTDANPTDWNNFQPRMQLSWDVKGKKTDIIRLGGGIFSANPINYAQVNNIQNSGTKVASIDITRPNTGTNLVPKPNFPAYRNDPSTAPGLIPGAPTVSTINLNDPHLQIPTIYKANLSYNHLFGDYLRLGVNLLISRTTNNYVYLDRNLVDQPYFTLSNEANRGVFVPANTISSSGVTDNVQGRKTQLVGRTLELTNGAKLNQQAFVFDGDFRYYKDGFLSFSYTWNNTKDNTSYNGNVANTSTFRPIKSDPRDLSEMDYSDNQFRSKIVVYGSTPTWKGFSFSGRFTGSGGTRYSLTVDSDINGDFVGGPGTDNDLAFVFDPNNPNTPAAVKASMEKVLNNPDNRAKDYIKKSIGKIANRNGGSNPFSGTFDVRLSKSFHTFKTQQLTLTADVFNFANLLNKNKGVNYNLGQQTLYTVTGFNQATKQYSYRVNENVGVTTANGTPYQIQLGARYSF, via the coding sequence ATGGTGATACTTTTTTTAACAACAGGCAACGCAGCCTTCGCCCAATCAACAGATGCATCCATTTCCGGCCAGGTAAAGGATGCTAAAGGCGCGGCTATGCCCGGCGTAACCATCTTAATTCAAAATACTTCAAACGGTTTCCGTTCATCAAGCGTAACTAATAATGAGGGTAAATACACTTTCCGCCAGTTACCTTTGGGCAAACAGTATGTAGTTAAAGCATCTTTTGTAGGCTACGATTCGCAGGTTAAAAACGAAATTTCGGTTAACCAGGGCGATAGGGTAGTGGTAGACTTTTTAATGTCGAACAATACTCTCGGTTTGAAAGAAGTTGTAGTTAAAGCCAACACGCTAAGCAGCCGTAATGATCGTTTGGGCGGCAGTACCTCTATCAACGCCCGTACCATTCAGCAGATCCCTGCGCTGAACCGTAATTTTACTAACTTATTATCGCTTGCGCCAACCTCAAACGGCGGTTCGGTGAGCGGCCAGCTGCCATCATCAACCAACTACGTGATTGATGGTACCAGTGCCCGTAGCAATTTAACATCAGGCGCGGTAGGTAGCGGTCCGTACTCGTTATCGTTAGAGGCCATCCGCGAATTTGAGGTATCAACCAATATTTATGATGTTTCGCAAGGTCGTGCAGGTGGCGGCACGGTTAGCGCGGTTACCAAATCGGGTACCAACACGCTTACCGGTTCGGCTTTTGATTATTACCGTTCAGATGCTTTGGCCAGTTCTTATGATATCCGCGGTAACAAACGCGAGCAAAACTTTACTACTAACCAGTATGGTTTTAGTTTAGGCGGCGCTATCGTAAAGGATAAATTGTTCTTCTTTACCGCGCTCGACCGCCAGGAGCAATCGGCACCGTTTTATATTGCCGATATCAAATCGGATGCTGATGCTATATCCCTGCGCATCAGTAAAGGTATGCTGGATAGCGTGATCAATATCGGCCGTGCAAAATACGGCTTAGGTAGCGGTCCGCAGGTGGGTGAGTTTCCGAGAAAAACTACGGCTAACACGTTTTTTGCCCGTATCGATTGGCAGATCAACGATAAAAACCGTTTAACCATCCGCAACAACTACAGCGATTGGAACAACCCGAACAGTACCGATGATAACTCGAACATCAACCTGTTTGAAACTTACGGTAACTTCAAATCGCGCGAGAACACCACGCTGGCATCCTTACGTACCCAGTTCAGCTCAAGCTTTTTGAACGAGTTGAAATTACAATGGCAAAGTGCTAAGCGTGATTATACGCCGAACAACCAGCTCCCGGCGGCAAATATCCCGCGCGCTATTGTTACCGTGCGCTCAACCCTGCCAAACGGAACTATCGGCAGTACTTCGGTACAATTGGGCGGTCAGCGTTTTACACCGGAGAGCGATCTGGAAAACCAGTTGCAATTGGTGAACACCAGTTACCTAACCAAAGGCAAATACAACTTTACATTTGGTACTGATAACACGTTAACTTACCTGAATACTTACATCTCGAACGAGCAAAACGGCAGGTTCATTTTCAACAACATTAAAGAGTTTGATGACCTTAACCCAACCCGTTTTGTGCGCGAAGTGCCTATCGATGGTATCCCATCGGTACAGCAATATGTGTTAAACCTGTCGGCTTTTGGCCAGGTGCAATTCGAGCCGGTAAAAAATGTGAGCGCTACCTTCGGTTTACGTTGGGATTTAACCAGCTATTTAACCAAAGGCGATTACAACCCGGTTGTTGACAAAGCTTTGGGCTTGAGAACAGATGCCAACCCAACCGATTGGAACAACTTCCAGCCAAGGATGCAATTATCATGGGATGTGAAAGGCAAAAAGACTGATATTATCCGTTTAGGCGGTGGTATCTTCTCGGCCAATCCTATCAACTACGCGCAGGTAAATAACATCCAGAACAGCGGTACCAAAGTTGCCTCTATCGATATTACCAGGCCAAACACAGGCACCAACCTGGTGCCTAAGCCAAACTTCCCGGCTTACCGTAACGATCCGTCTACAGCTCCCGGTTTAATCCCGGGTGCACCAACGGTATCAACCATCAACCTTAACGATCCGCATTTGCAGATCCCTACCATTTACAAAGCTAACTTAAGCTATAACCACCTGTTTGGCGATTACCTGCGTTTAGGCGTGAATTTGCTGATAAGTCGTACTACCAATAACTATGTTTATCTGGATAGGAATTTGGTTGATCAGCCTTACTTCACCCTATCTAACGAGGCTAACCGCGGTGTGTTTGTACCGGCCAATACCATTTCATCGTCAGGTGTTACCGATAACGTTCAGGGCCGCAAAACTCAATTAGTGGGTCGTACACTTGAACTGACCAACGGTGCAAAGCTTAACCAACAAGCGTTTGTATTTGATGGCGATTTCCGTTATTACAAAGATGGTTTCCTGTCGTTCAGCTATACCTGGAACAATACAAAGGATAATACCTCATACAACGGTAACGTAGCCAATACTTCTACCTTCCGCCCTATAAAATCTGATCCGCGCGATTTGAGCGAGATGGATTATTCAGACAACCAGTTCAGGAGCAAGATCGTAGTTTACGGTTCAACCCCAACCTGGAAAGGTTTCTCTTTCAGTGGCAGATTTACCGGCAGCGGTGGTACCCGTTATTCATTAACTGTTGATTCGGACATTAACGGCGACTTTGTGGGCGGACCGGGAACGGATAACGACTTAGCCTTCGTATTTGATCCAAACAATCCGAATACCCCGGCAGCTGTAAAAGCCTCGATGGAAAAAGTGTTGAACAACCCTGATAACCGCGCTAAAGATTACATCAAAAAAAGCATCGGTAAAATTGCCAACAGGAATGGTGGCAGCAACCCATTTTCGGGCACGTTTGATGTTAGGTTATCTAAAAGTTTCCACACTTTTAAAACCCAACAACTTACGCTAACTGCCGATGTGTTCAACTTTGCCAACCTGTTAAATAAAAACAAAGGTGTTAACTATAACCTTGGTCAGCAAACGTTGTACACCGTTACGGGCTTTAACCAGGCAACAAAACAATACAGCTACCGAGTAAACGAAAACGTGGGCGTAACAACTGCCAATGGTACACCATACCAAATTCAGTTGGGCGCGCGCTATTCATTTTAA
- a CDS encoding MarR family winged helix-turn-helix transcriptional regulator, giving the protein MNKTVELVKLWGEYEAQNPGGALEDFFRHQLLQSANGEKKAVPDWQLRPGINGKLMILIRRIGKYHMVYSNKALEGTGLDQIEEFGILVTIFNQVNPIKSEAIYNNIIELSSGTNMLNRLKKRGLITEYDDDEDKRIKRLKLTTKGEETLGKAKVRVLEAAQMMVNVLSEEDKHFCFQLLNPVSEKFDGTFQKFRNKNFDEIFKTMMK; this is encoded by the coding sequence GTGAATAAAACGGTTGAATTGGTTAAGCTCTGGGGAGAATATGAAGCACAAAACCCCGGTGGTGCGCTGGAAGATTTTTTCAGGCATCAGTTATTACAATCAGCAAATGGTGAAAAAAAAGCAGTTCCCGATTGGCAACTGAGGCCTGGCATTAACGGTAAACTCATGATCCTCATCAGGCGGATTGGGAAGTACCATATGGTGTATTCCAATAAAGCGCTCGAAGGCACCGGGCTTGATCAGATAGAAGAATTTGGCATTCTCGTTACCATTTTTAACCAGGTTAATCCCATTAAATCAGAAGCTATTTACAACAACATCATCGAGTTATCCAGCGGCACCAATATGCTTAACAGGCTCAAAAAACGCGGATTGATAACCGAATATGATGACGATGAGGACAAACGCATAAAACGGCTTAAACTAACCACAAAGGGCGAAGAAACCCTTGGTAAAGCCAAAGTACGGGTGCTTGAAGCAGCCCAAATGATGGTAAATGTACTAAGTGAAGAAGATAAGCATTTTTGCTTTCAACTGCTTAACCCGGTTAGCGAAAAGTTTGATGGTACCTTTCAGAAATTCCGGAACAAAAATTTTGATGAAATTTTCAAAACAATGATGAAATAG
- a CDS encoding DoxX family protein, translating to MKQNKSAYWALTGCITFFMFFSAFYSGTNPAAFKQLGFPEYFRIELTSAKIFGAILLLIPQVSLRVKEWIYVAFSINLVSAAIAKLNSGYSVLSSMEPLLVLLLMLIAIRSLNRINKHQQANSIE from the coding sequence ATGAAACAAAATAAATCAGCCTATTGGGCATTAACCGGATGCATCACCTTTTTTATGTTTTTCAGCGCTTTTTACTCGGGTACAAACCCGGCTGCCTTTAAGCAATTAGGTTTCCCGGAGTATTTCAGAATTGAACTTACCTCGGCTAAAATATTCGGCGCTATTTTACTGCTGATCCCACAGGTTTCTTTAAGAGTAAAGGAGTGGATTTATGTAGCCTTTAGTATTAACCTTGTCTCGGCGGCTATTGCCAAGTTAAATAGCGGTTACAGCGTTTTATCTTCGATGGAACCTTTGCTGGTTTTGTTGCTGATGCTGATAGCCATCAGATCTCTTAACCGGATCAATAAACATCAACAGGCAAATAGTATTGAATAG